A genomic region of Tissierella sp. contains the following coding sequences:
- a CDS encoding ABC transporter permease: MDTLIIDGLSFALPLFIMAIGGIYSERSGITNLAIEGLQGFGAFFGALSAVLISHFFNIPIQKLFYLALLLSMVGGMLFSVLHALLCIRFKANQVISGVVINILAMALTVFLTTQINSIVFGAMSDKFQIGTSIRFTIPGLSEIPFLGAAFTNIYAFEIVILIIAIFAAYVLNKTRFGLRLRACGDNPHSVDAAGAEVSKIQSKAVLVSGALSGLGGICFAYSISTNFSPAIYMGYGYLAIAALIFGNWKILPTFGACLLFGFARAGGYFLGQLLKMPSTFSDLIMTLPYVLTLLLLIFFSKSNRAPRALGEIYDKGKR, translated from the coding sequence ATGGATACACTTATTATAGATGGATTATCCTTTGCATTGCCTCTTTTTATCATGGCAATTGGTGGGATTTATAGTGAAAGATCTGGTATCACTAATCTGGCTATTGAGGGATTGCAGGGATTTGGTGCATTTTTTGGTGCTCTATCAGCAGTACTGATTTCTCATTTTTTCAATATCCCTATACAAAAATTATTCTACCTAGCTCTATTATTATCCATGGTAGGTGGGATGTTGTTTTCCGTATTACATGCTTTGTTATGTATTCGTTTTAAGGCCAATCAAGTAATTAGCGGTGTAGTAATTAACATTCTTGCCATGGCCCTAACAGTATTTCTTACAACTCAGATAAATAGTATAGTATTTGGAGCCATGTCTGACAAATTTCAGATTGGTACATCAATTCGTTTTACCATTCCAGGATTATCTGAAATTCCATTTTTAGGAGCAGCATTTACAAATATTTATGCTTTTGAAATAGTGATATTAATTATTGCCATATTTGCAGCTTATGTTTTAAATAAAACAAGATTCGGTCTAAGGCTTAGAGCTTGTGGAGACAATCCCCATTCAGTAGATGCAGCTGGTGCTGAGGTATCTAAAATTCAATCCAAGGCAGTATTGGTATCCGGTGCTTTATCTGGACTTGGAGGAATTTGCTTTGCCTATTCCATATCTACCAATTTTTCTCCTGCAATTTACATGGGATATGGATATCTTGCAATTGCAGCACTGATTTTTGGGAACTGGAAGATACTTCCTACATTTGGAGCTTGTCTTTTATTTGGATTTGCAAGGGCGGGGGGATATTTTTTAGGGCAACTTCTTAAAATGCCAAGCACATTTTCAGATTTAATTATGACCTTACCCTATGTGCTTACATTATTATTGCTTATATTTTTCTCAAAATCTAATCGTGCTCCAAGAGCTCTGGGAGAGATTTATGACAAAGGAAAGAGATAA
- a CDS encoding ABC transporter permease, whose amino-acid sequence MSKFNEDKTKRNFLSKIMLKLLGNEKWQHLTIPAFLILLSFITASIIIIFLGKNPLGAFYNLLQGAGILPKPSYAGYKSMLTDFLTLLNFMTPMIFASLAVAIALKGGLFNIGVSGQMLLSGYFATIIVGYSGLSSIMAKPLVLIIGILAGSALGGIIGLLKYKFNINEVVSSIMFNYIVQYVLSFFIHSYYIDPVSRQSKYINEAARLTLVNVQLSGLKMDISIGFVIAIILAIVLKIFLDKSRIGFEIKAVGANPKGAKYAGINVGKTMIITMVLSGAFAGLAGVTYYLGYYASIQPKVLPSMGFDSIAVALLGNANPYGIIASSFIVSIIDKGSTYMSSIAGVRQEIASVITGLILLFSACGAYIQFKIRSRKDKLEFRAGKELE is encoded by the coding sequence ATGAGTAAGTTCAATGAAGATAAAACTAAAAGAAACTTTTTAAGTAAAATTATGTTGAAGCTATTAGGCAATGAAAAATGGCAACATCTAACCATACCAGCTTTCTTAATTCTCTTAAGCTTTATTACAGCTTCAATCATAATTATATTTCTTGGGAAAAATCCTCTAGGCGCATTTTACAACCTTCTACAAGGAGCTGGAATTCTACCAAAGCCATCTTATGCAGGATACAAGAGTATGCTAACAGACTTTCTTACTCTACTTAATTTCATGACACCTATGATCTTTGCATCATTAGCTGTTGCTATAGCCCTAAAAGGAGGATTATTTAACATAGGTGTATCTGGACAAATGCTTTTATCTGGATATTTTGCCACCATAATCGTTGGTTATAGCGGATTAAGTTCCATAATGGCAAAACCTCTTGTTTTAATCATCGGTATTTTAGCAGGCTCAGCCCTTGGAGGGATTATTGGTTTATTGAAATATAAGTTTAATATAAATGAAGTAGTATCCTCAATTATGTTTAATTATATTGTCCAATATGTACTAAGCTTTTTTATTCACTCCTATTATATAGATCCAGTATCTAGACAATCTAAATATATTAATGAAGCAGCCAGATTAACATTAGTTAATGTCCAATTATCTGGACTAAAGATGGATATTTCTATTGGTTTTGTCATTGCTATTATCCTAGCTATTGTTCTAAAGATATTTCTAGATAAGTCACGGATTGGTTTTGAAATAAAAGCAGTAGGTGCGAATCCAAAGGGAGCTAAATATGCTGGAATAAATGTTGGGAAAACCATGATAATAACTATGGTATTATCTGGAGCATTTGCTGGCTTAGCAGGAGTTACTTATTATCTAGGATATTATGCCTCCATACAACCTAAGGTATTACCAAGTATGGGCTTTGACTCCATAGCAGTTGCATTACTGGGAAATGCTAATCCCTATGGAATCATTGCATCTTCATTCATTGTATCTATAATTGATAAGGGCAGTACTTATATGAGTTCCATAGCAGGAGTAAGACAGGAAATTGCATCAGTAATCACAGGTTTAATTTTGCTATTTAGTGCATGTGGTGCGTATATACAGTTTAAAATTAGAAGTAGGAAGGATAAATTAGAATTTAGAGCAGGAAAGGAGTTAGAATAA
- a CDS encoding ABC transporter ATP-binding protein: MSEYIVEMKHITKRFPGIIANDDITIQIKKGEIYALLGENGAGKSTLMSMLFGMYEPDEGEIWVRGEKVNIDSPNFATKLNIGMVHQHFKLVQNYTITENIILGIEPMKKFAGLFPYVNIKDASKDIAELSKKYGLEVDPSKKIEDINVSLQQRVEILKMLYREAEILIFDEPTAVLTPQEIDFLLGIIEELRKGGKTIILITHKLEEIKRVADRCAILQKGKLVDVLDVKDTSTKVMANLMVGRDVSFETEKNPAKFGEVVLEVDNLTVKNQDNFHLVKDVSFKIHAGEVFAIAGVSGNGQVEIADAIGGLTDISSGRILLNGVDISRYSIRKRTLEGISYIPEDRQSYGLILDFNLAQNIALKDYYKKPFCENGILNKNVINEYGEKLIEKYDIRSSQGIKTQVRQMSGGNQQKAIIGREIELGSPLMIFVQPTRGLDIGAIENIQKMILEERDKGKAILLISLELDEIMNIADTIGVIYNGEIQKIAPAETLTTKEVGEFMMGVIA, from the coding sequence ATGTCTGAGTATATTGTTGAAATGAAACATATAACAAAGAGATTTCCTGGAATAATTGCAAATGATGACATTACCATTCAAATTAAGAAGGGTGAGATATATGCACTCTTAGGAGAGAATGGTGCAGGCAAGTCTACATTAATGAGTATGCTATTTGGTATGTATGAACCAGATGAAGGTGAAATTTGGGTCAGAGGTGAAAAGGTGAATATAGACTCACCTAATTTTGCAACAAAGCTAAATATAGGGATGGTTCACCAACATTTTAAGCTAGTTCAAAATTATACAATAACAGAAAACATTATACTTGGTATAGAGCCTATGAAAAAATTTGCTGGATTGTTTCCATATGTAAACATTAAAGATGCAAGCAAAGATATTGCTGAACTCTCAAAAAAATATGGATTAGAAGTTGATCCTTCAAAGAAAATTGAAGATATAAATGTATCTCTCCAACAAAGAGTGGAAATTCTAAAAATGCTATATAGAGAAGCAGAGATTTTAATATTTGATGAACCAACAGCAGTACTAACTCCCCAGGAAATAGATTTTTTATTAGGTATTATTGAGGAGCTTCGTAAAGGTGGAAAGACAATCATTCTGATTACTCACAAGTTGGAAGAAATCAAAAGAGTAGCAGATAGATGTGCGATTCTACAAAAAGGTAAACTAGTTGATGTGCTAGATGTAAAGGATACATCAACGAAAGTAATGGCAAATCTTATGGTAGGAAGAGATGTTTCATTTGAAACTGAAAAGAATCCTGCAAAATTTGGAGAAGTAGTATTAGAAGTAGATAATCTTACAGTAAAGAATCAAGATAATTTTCATCTAGTCAAGGATGTTTCATTTAAGATACATGCTGGTGAGGTCTTTGCAATTGCTGGGGTTTCAGGCAATGGGCAAGTAGAAATAGCAGATGCTATTGGAGGACTAACAGATATATCAAGTGGTAGAATTCTTTTAAATGGAGTAGATATTAGTCGATATAGTATTAGAAAGAGAACCCTAGAAGGGATATCATATATACCAGAAGATAGGCAATCTTACGGATTGATATTAGATTTTAACTTAGCACAAAATATTGCACTAAAAGATTATTATAAAAAGCCTTTTTGTGAAAATGGCATATTAAACAAGAATGTAATCAATGAATATGGAGAAAAACTTATAGAAAAGTATGATATACGAAGTAGTCAAGGAATAAAAACTCAGGTTCGTCAAATGAGTGGTGGTAATCAACAGAAAGCAATTATTGGAAGAGAAATTGAACTGGGCTCTCCTCTTATGATCTTTGTTCAACCAACAAGGGGATTAGATATTGGAGCTATTGAAAATATACAAAAGATGATTCTGGAAGAGAGAGATAAGGGTAAAGCAATTCTTCTTATTTCTTTAGAATTAGATGAGATCATGAATATTGCTGATACCATAGGTGTTATATATAATGGAGAGATACAAAAGATTGCACCTGCTGAAACGCTAACAACCAAGGAAGTGGGCGAATTTATGATGGGGGTCATAGCATGA